Proteins encoded by one window of Campylobacter concisus:
- a CDS encoding M16 family metallopeptidase translates to MKILDINVKNVKIPVVFENSKAMPVVSLRLVFKAAGSSQNGKLAGLARLSANLLNEGDIKLGSAKFAKELEVRAISLNASCGFETFCIDLNCLKEHFAFACDKLKELMSAPNLTEEILNRCKTVTLGEIAANENDFDYLARQGLFELLYPKSVLAQPGIGTKKSVKAITLEDVSKFLNEHLDLSNLLCVLGGDIDEKQAKELASVLEILKPGKVRKLERFSPSDKCESSEIIRQSEQAYIYFGAPFNVKAEEKYKAAVATFILGEGGFGSRLMEEIRVKRGLAYSAYARNLLNLSYSQLYGYMQTKNEKKDEAIAVIKEEILKFSKKGVSKAELEQAKKFLLGSLPLRLETLFKRLDIAQSEFYEHGELGAFLKDLDKISALSLSELNSFIKAHAEINRLSFCVLKNEI, encoded by the coding sequence ATGAAAATTTTAGATATCAATGTAAAAAATGTAAAAATCCCAGTCGTTTTTGAAAACTCAAAAGCGATGCCAGTAGTGAGCCTCAGACTTGTTTTCAAAGCAGCTGGTAGCTCGCAAAATGGTAAGCTAGCAGGCCTTGCAAGGCTAAGTGCAAATTTACTAAACGAGGGCGATATAAAGCTAGGCTCGGCCAAATTTGCTAAAGAGCTTGAGGTGCGGGCGATCAGCCTAAATGCAAGCTGTGGCTTTGAGACATTTTGCATCGATCTAAACTGCCTAAAAGAGCACTTTGCCTTTGCATGCGACAAGCTAAAAGAGCTCATGAGCGCCCCAAATTTGACAGAAGAAATTCTAAATAGGTGCAAAACCGTCACACTTGGCGAGATCGCAGCAAATGAAAATGACTTTGACTACTTAGCAAGGCAGGGACTTTTTGAGCTTTTGTATCCAAAAAGCGTTCTTGCTCAGCCAGGTATTGGCACTAAAAAGAGCGTAAAAGCGATCACGCTTGAAGATGTGAGCAAATTTTTAAACGAGCATTTAGACCTTTCAAATTTACTTTGCGTGCTAGGTGGCGACATCGACGAGAAGCAGGCAAAAGAGCTTGCTAGCGTTTTAGAAATTTTAAAACCTGGCAAGGTGCGAAAGTTAGAGCGCTTTAGTCCAAGCGACAAGTGTGAAAGCAGCGAGATCATTAGGCAAAGCGAGCAGGCATACATCTACTTTGGTGCGCCATTTAACGTAAAGGCTGAGGAGAAATACAAGGCTGCAGTGGCGACATTTATCCTAGGCGAGGGTGGCTTTGGCTCGAGGCTCATGGAGGAGATCCGCGTGAAAAGAGGGCTTGCCTATAGCGCCTACGCTAGAAATTTGCTAAATCTCTCTTACAGCCAGCTTTATGGCTACATGCAGACAAAAAACGAGAAAAAAGATGAGGCCATTGCCGTTATAAAAGAGGAAATTTTAAAATTTAGTAAAAAAGGCGTTAGTAAGGCTGAGCTTGAGCAGGCGAAGAAATTTTTACTTGGCTCGTTGCCGCTTAGGCTAGAGACACTATTTAAACGCCTTGATATCGCACAAAGCGAGTTTTATGAGCACGGCGAGCTTGGGGCATTTTTGAAGGATCTGGATAAAATTTCAGCCCTTTCGCTAAGCGAGCTAAATAGCTTCATAAAAGCCCACGCAGAGATCAACCGGCTAAGTTTTTGCGTCCTAAAAAATGAAATTTGA
- a CDS encoding SPFH domain-containing protein: MQIEAFGVLVVVLVIFAFLFLKAGIKIVSQADNLLIERLGKFHKVLDGGFHIIIPFVDQIRAIITVKEQLVDITKQQVITKDNVNISVDGIVFLKVFDAKMAVYNVDNYKRAIANLAMTTLRGEIGAMNLDDTLSSRDRLNAALQVALGDAAGNWGVKIMRVEISEISVPLGIEEAMNMQMKAEREKRAIELKALAEKEALIRNAEALKQEKVLQAEAIERMADAKKYEQIAIATAQKEAMDMINDSMSKNANAAEFLLARDRVGAFSELAKNSSKDKILVPYEATELIGSLSVLKNFLAKDKA, encoded by the coding sequence ATGCAAATCGAAGCATTTGGCGTTTTAGTCGTAGTTCTGGTTATCTTTGCGTTCTTGTTTTTAAAGGCTGGTATCAAGATCGTCTCACAAGCTGATAATCTACTCATTGAGCGACTTGGCAAATTTCACAAAGTGCTTGACGGTGGATTTCACATAATCATCCCATTTGTCGATCAAATAAGAGCGATAATCACCGTAAAAGAGCAGCTTGTAGACATCACAAAACAGCAAGTCATCACAAAAGATAACGTTAATATAAGCGTCGATGGTATCGTCTTTTTAAAGGTTTTTGATGCAAAAATGGCGGTTTATAATGTCGATAACTACAAGCGTGCCATTGCAAATTTAGCTATGACTACGCTTCGTGGCGAGATCGGCGCGATGAATCTTGATGATACACTAAGCTCACGTGACCGCCTAAATGCCGCACTTCAAGTGGCTCTTGGCGACGCCGCTGGCAACTGGGGTGTAAAGATCATGCGTGTAGAAATTTCTGAAATTTCTGTCCCACTTGGCATCGAAGAGGCGATGAATATGCAGATGAAAGCTGAGCGTGAAAAACGTGCGATCGAGCTAAAAGCCTTGGCTGAAAAAGAGGCGCTAATACGCAATGCCGAAGCGTTAAAACAAGAAAAAGTGCTTCAAGCAGAGGCTATAGAGCGTATGGCTGATGCAAAAAAATACGAGCAAATCGCTATCGCAACGGCTCAAAAAGAGGCTATGGATATGATAAATGATAGTATGAGCAAAAATGCAAATGCAGCAGAATTTTTGCTAGCGCGCGATAGAGTCGGGGCATTTAGCGAGCTAGCTAAAAATAGCTCAAAAGATAAAATTTTAGTCCCTTACGAGGCGACTGAGCTTATTGGCTCACTTAGCGTTTTGAAAAATTTCCTAGCTAAGGATAAGGCGTGA
- a CDS encoding copper resistance protein NlpE, protein MKNFIFALSAALLLAGCASSSQNANVPQGKCEVKSSCEAPISSIEGTYKAFLPCASCMGVDSRLTLKKDGTFESVMDYKSKDNYKAVSKGKYSIENGVITTIDEYKEKSFYKIEGENLKMLDMDQKEVTGELKDKYIFKRVK, encoded by the coding sequence ATGAAAAATTTTATATTTGCACTAAGTGCGGCCCTACTTTTGGCAGGTTGTGCCTCATCTAGCCAAAATGCAAACGTCCCACAAGGCAAATGTGAAGTAAAAAGTAGCTGCGAAGCTCCAATTAGCAGTATCGAGGGCACTTATAAAGCATTTTTACCTTGCGCTAGCTGCATGGGTGTTGATTCACGCTTAACATTAAAAAAAGATGGCACATTTGAAAGCGTAATGGACTATAAGTCAAAAGACAACTACAAAGCCGTTAGTAAAGGCAAATACTCAATCGAAAATGGTGTGATAACAACGATTGATGAGTATAAAGAAAAGAGCTTTTATAAAATAGAAGGTGAGAACCTAAAAATGCTAGATATGGATCAAAAAGAGGTCACTGGCGAGCTAAAAGATAAATACATCTTTAAACGCGTAAAATAA
- a CDS encoding FlhB-like flagellar biosynthesis protein, translating to MQVNKKKAVALGYNRSKDNAPRVLASGAGEIANRIIDLAKEHDIPIKEDPDLIEILSKVEVDQEIPPNLYKAVAEIFSFLYKITKK from the coding sequence ATGCAAGTAAATAAGAAAAAAGCAGTAGCTCTTGGCTACAACAGATCTAAAGATAATGCTCCAAGAGTGCTGGCTAGTGGCGCTGGTGAGATAGCAAATAGAATAATTGATCTTGCAAAAGAGCATGATATACCGATCAAAGAGGATCCTGATCTTATTGAAATTTTAAGCAAGGTTGAAGTTGATCAAGAAATTCCACCAAATTTATATAAAGCTGTTGCTGAAATTTTTAGCTTTTTATATAAGATCACAAAGAAATAA
- a CDS encoding dehypoxanthine futalosine cyclase → MKRLSVNEAIDLIENAPLYELGKMALARKKELHPDGITTFIVDRNINYTNVCWVDCKFCAFYRHAKEEDAYVLSFEEIGKKIEELIAIGGTQILFQGGVHPKLKIEWYEELVSYISKHYPSITIHGFSAVEIDYIARVSKISTKEVLRRLNEKGLYSMPGAGAEILSDRVRDIIAPKKCDTADWLRIHKEAHELGIKTTATMMFGTVESTREIVEHWEHIRNLQDETAGFRAFILWSFQGLNTKLMQEFPEIKKQSSNVYLRLLAVSRLFLDNFKNIQSSWVTQGSYVGQLALLFGANDLGSTMMEENVVKAAGASFRMNQEQMIELIKDVGEIPAKRNTNYDILEKF, encoded by the coding sequence TTGAAAAGACTTAGTGTAAATGAGGCCATCGATCTTATAGAAAATGCACCGCTTTACGAGCTTGGCAAGATGGCGCTAGCTAGAAAAAAGGAGCTTCATCCAGATGGCATTACGACCTTTATCGTAGATCGCAACATCAACTATACAAACGTTTGTTGGGTGGATTGTAAATTTTGCGCATTTTACCGTCATGCAAAAGAGGAGGACGCTTACGTGCTAAGTTTTGAGGAGATCGGCAAGAAGATCGAGGAGCTTATCGCTATTGGCGGCACGCAAATTTTATTTCAAGGTGGCGTTCATCCAAAGCTAAAGATCGAGTGGTACGAGGAGCTTGTAAGCTACATCAGCAAGCACTATCCAAGCATCACGATACATGGCTTCTCTGCCGTTGAGATCGACTACATCGCAAGAGTTTCAAAAATTTCTACAAAAGAGGTCTTAAGACGCCTAAACGAAAAGGGCTTATACTCGATGCCAGGGGCTGGAGCGGAGATCTTAAGTGACCGCGTTCGTGACATCATCGCCCCTAAAAAGTGCGACACCGCAGACTGGCTTCGCATACACAAAGAGGCGCACGAGCTTGGCATAAAGACAACTGCTACGATGATGTTTGGCACGGTTGAGAGCACTCGCGAGATCGTAGAGCACTGGGAGCATATCAGAAATTTACAAGATGAAACGGCTGGATTTAGGGCATTTATACTTTGGAGCTTTCAAGGGCTAAATACAAAGCTCATGCAAGAATTCCCAGAGATCAAAAAGCAAAGCTCAAACGTCTATCTAAGGCTTCTTGCGGTCTCAAGGCTCTTTTTGGATAACTTTAAAAATATCCAAAGCAGCTGGGTCACGCAGGGCAGCTACGTAGGTCAGCTAGCGCTTCTTTTTGGCGCAAACGATCTTGGTAGCACAATGATGGAAGAAAACGTCGTAAAGGCCGCAGGGGCAAGTTTTAGGATGAATCAAGAGCAGATGATCGAGCTTATAAAAGATGTTGGAGAAATTCCAGCTAAGCGCAACACAAACTACGATATTTTGGAGAAATTTTAG
- a CDS encoding CheR family methyltransferase, with the protein MLLTNDAKDTKTMQTNTPQDMDSFNEFMNVIKTLCGVDLEPKRDITLQRITIFIRDRQIKSFKDLVSMIRYNSSLRQDILNLVTVNETYFYRELPQLKDVIYYAKELGGARILCAPCSTGDESYSLAMLAYEMGFKQHEISIVGIDINSEAIASCQNGIFSERSLHRLSDFQKERFFTKVDDRFKIKKENLPRCEFKILNVFDDAIFNLGKFDIVLSRNMMIYFDDDFRLKCVERLHKLLKPDGRLYAGHADLVPYTPAYEKRFSNGTTYYLKK; encoded by the coding sequence ATGCTATTAACTAATGACGCAAAAGATACAAAAACAATGCAAACAAATACTCCACAAGATATGGATAGTTTTAATGAATTTATGAACGTTATCAAAACCCTTTGCGGAGTTGATCTGGAGCCAAAAAGAGATATTACGTTGCAGCGAATTACCATTTTTATTAGAGATCGTCAGATAAAAAGCTTTAAAGATCTTGTTTCGATGATAAGATATAACTCAAGCTTACGACAAGACATTTTAAATCTAGTAACTGTAAATGAGACTTATTTTTATAGAGAGTTGCCTCAACTTAAAGATGTGATCTATTACGCAAAGGAGCTTGGAGGAGCTAGAATTTTGTGTGCTCCTTGCTCTACTGGAGATGAGTCATATTCGCTTGCGATGCTTGCTTATGAGATGGGATTTAAACAGCATGAAATTTCAATCGTAGGTATAGATATAAACTCAGAAGCCATAGCAAGCTGTCAAAATGGTATTTTTAGTGAGAGGAGCTTGCACAGATTAAGCGATTTTCAAAAAGAGAGATTTTTTACAAAAGTCGATGATAGATTTAAGATAAAAAAAGAAAATTTACCAAGGTGTGAGTTTAAAATTTTAAATGTTTTTGATGATGCTATTTTTAATCTAGGAAAATTTGATATCGTGCTTTCAAGAAATATGATGATCTATTTTGATGATGATTTTAGATTAAAATGTGTTGAGAGGCTTCATAAATTACTTAAGCCAGATGGTAGGCTTTACGCTGGGCACGCTGATCTTGTGCCTTACACTCCAGCTTATGAAAAGCGCTTTTCAAATGGAACTACCTACTATCTAAAAAAATAA
- a CDS encoding flagellar hook-length control protein FliK, with protein sequence MNVGNSLNISNTSVQTGQNTAQNVPVRKNEGSLFKNQPSVQTPSEQSISETLDNVGKLVARVLDDLKSASSLSRAEQILSQAKDTKIAPNLASELSDLAKSLEAEAAQNENSEIKSLALKLKEFLKPIADLKAGSLNDQIKNSGVMLEANLKDALSPEKLPSSVQKLLSDIKNLSSGNLLNQILTLNDEKLDNQNSFSKLASILEKASNDAKNILDNSSIKTLLKDVDKLDSVVKFLDKNFSKDQNGELVKNQIGKMQNFISNLSEKVASLANEKLNQNFGFSQNHKELKTILDSIKNDLKTLNNIGDEAGLVKAFNEMSDVSKDGSLQDKLQSAARRLAHSLSLADAKASLAKNELSESKALLKQLNLATNDINNITIKNSSEISKVLSQDIKSTLLNISEKSQNPQSVNAANKMISQIEMHQMISSLQGGIQTYMPYIWDGVEGGNIAFKQGKKDKFYAQIDLNFKKFGQINVMVGLIDKRYIDLSVATQTNEFKELILSNSSELKQAISKLGLIVSNFNIKTLSKVKLNDRFKKFGGLDVGFDKKI encoded by the coding sequence ATGAACGTAGGAAATTCTTTGAATATATCAAATACTTCGGTTCAAACTGGACAAAATACTGCTCAAAATGTGCCAGTTCGTAAAAATGAAGGCTCGCTTTTTAAAAATCAGCCAAGCGTACAAACGCCTAGTGAGCAGAGCATTTCAGAGACACTTGATAATGTTGGAAAACTCGTTGCAAGAGTACTTGATGATCTAAAAAGTGCTTCAAGTCTTAGCAGGGCTGAACAAATTTTATCTCAGGCAAAAGACACGAAAATCGCTCCAAATTTAGCCAGCGAGCTATCAGACCTTGCAAAAAGTTTAGAAGCAGAAGCAGCGCAAAATGAAAATAGTGAGATAAAGAGCCTTGCACTAAAGCTAAAAGAATTTCTAAAACCAATAGCCGATCTAAAAGCCGGCTCACTAAATGATCAGATCAAAAACTCAGGCGTAATGCTTGAAGCAAATTTAAAAGACGCACTTAGCCCAGAGAAGCTTCCAAGCTCGGTTCAGAAGCTACTAAGCGATATAAAAAATCTCTCAAGCGGGAATTTACTAAATCAAATTTTAACCCTAAATGATGAAAAATTAGACAATCAAAATTCTTTTTCAAAACTTGCTTCTATACTTGAAAAAGCGAGCAATGACGCAAAAAACATCCTTGATAACTCAAGCATAAAAACCCTTTTAAAAGATGTTGATAAGCTTGATAGTGTGGTTAAATTTTTAGATAAAAATTTTTCAAAAGATCAAAATGGCGAGCTAGTAAAAAATCAAATAGGCAAAATGCAAAATTTCATCTCAAATTTAAGCGAGAAAGTCGCAAGCCTAGCAAATGAAAAGCTAAATCAAAATTTTGGTTTTAGCCAAAATCACAAAGAGCTAAAAACTATCCTTGATAGCATAAAAAACGATCTAAAAACGCTAAATAATATAGGCGATGAAGCAGGGCTTGTAAAGGCATTTAATGAGATGAGCGATGTTTCAAAGGATGGTAGCTTGCAAGATAAGCTCCAAAGCGCGGCGAGGCGTCTTGCTCATAGCCTAAGTCTTGCTGATGCTAAGGCAAGTTTGGCTAAAAATGAACTAAGTGAGAGCAAGGCGCTTTTAAAGCAGTTAAATCTCGCTACAAACGATATAAATAACATTACGATTAAAAATAGCAGCGAAATTTCAAAGGTGCTAAGCCAAGATATAAAAAGTACACTTTTAAATATCAGTGAAAAGAGTCAAAATCCGCAAAGCGTAAATGCTGCAAATAAGATGATTTCGCAGATCGAGATGCATCAAATGATATCAAGCCTTCAAGGCGGGATCCAAACTTATATGCCTTATATTTGGGACGGCGTTGAGGGTGGAAATATCGCATTTAAGCAAGGCAAAAAGGATAAATTTTACGCTCAGATCGATCTAAATTTTAAGAAATTTGGACAGATAAATGTGATGGTTGGACTTATTGATAAAAGGTATATTGATCTTTCGGTAGCTACGCAAACAAATGAGTTTAAGGAGCTCATCCTCTCAAACTCTAGCGAATTAAAGCAAGCAATATCAAAGCTTGGACTCATAGTTTCAAACTTTAATATCAAAACTTTGTCAAAAGTAAAGCTAAATGATAGATTTAAAAAATTTGGTGGCCTTGATGTGGGCTTTGATAAGAAAATTTAA
- a CDS encoding NfeD family protein has translation MISPFIMIAIGALLCALEFMLFSFYLLFFGLAFIIIGAVNFGIAFEWPYQILGVAALAIVLLALLKAPLKSKFMSRKESFNEEFLDETGVGEIRENMVYFKGTLWKYDGNLANGEKVTVLGTKGDKVIVG, from the coding sequence GTGATCAGCCCTTTTATAATGATAGCTATTGGTGCACTCTTGTGTGCCCTTGAATTTATGCTATTTTCGTTTTATCTGCTATTTTTTGGGCTGGCCTTCATCATCATCGGAGCGGTAAATTTTGGCATTGCTTTTGAATGGCCTTATCAAATTTTAGGTGTTGCAGCACTTGCGATTGTCTTGCTGGCACTTTTAAAAGCGCCATTAAAGAGCAAATTTATGTCTAGAAAAGAGAGCTTTAATGAGGAATTTTTAGACGAGACTGGAGTTGGCGAGATCAGAGAAAATATGGTCTATTTTAAAGGCACTCTTTGGAAATACGACGGAAATTTAGCTAACGGAGAGAAGGTGACGGTTCTTGGCACCAAAGGTGACAAGGTGATAGTTGGATAA
- a CDS encoding CheB methylesterase domain-containing protein — protein sequence MAQKLILIGASTGGPGHLKKLLKNVKLNGAIIVIAQHMNKMFINSFAMQIGKECGLDVEILNERKILKENTVYVCEQNVVVSPNLPISAKPNTEEKTIYTPNVDVLFKSGVGICKSANVLAILLTGIGDDGASGLDKLYKAGAKCIAENEESAIVYGMPKRAKELNQSLKSLNLTMIKKELEDFLNAIN from the coding sequence GTGGCACAAAAATTAATATTAATAGGGGCGTCTACTGGCGGGCCTGGGCATTTAAAAAAGTTATTAAAAAATGTAAAACTAAATGGAGCTATTATCGTGATAGCCCAGCACATGAATAAAATGTTTATAAACTCTTTTGCTATGCAAATCGGAAAAGAGTGTGGCTTGGATGTTGAAATTTTAAATGAGAGGAAAATTTTAAAAGAAAATACCGTATATGTCTGTGAACAAAATGTAGTGGTATCACCAAATTTACCAATTAGTGCAAAGCCAAATACAGAAGAAAAGACTATATATACGCCAAATGTTGATGTGTTGTTTAAATCTGGAGTTGGAATTTGCAAAAGCGCAAATGTCCTAGCTATCTTGCTAACTGGCATCGGAGATGATGGTGCATCTGGGCTTGATAAGCTTTATAAGGCCGGAGCAAAATGTATAGCTGAAAATGAAGAGAGCGCGATAGTTTATGGCATGCCAAAACGTGCAAAAGAGCTAAATCAAAGCTTAAAATCATTAAATCTAACTATGATAAAAAAAGAGCTGGAGGATTTTTTAAATGCTATTAACTAA
- a CDS encoding MFS transporter, whose translation MKEYLKLLKEEKNFRLLSIIQLICYFGVWFSHTGIFTLLIKLDAPVWAITLSAAMAFIPGVVIAPFSGILVDKFSPKPMLVIMMAVETISVFMLLFIDSLDFLWLLLLIIFVRNGTGGMYFQVEMSVLPKILSKENLKLANEIHSIIWAVSYTAGMGLAGVYIHFFGIKSAFLLDGILYILSFGFLYFLNLQGLKPEFIEKPLKMLKNGLMYLKENRLIVHLIFLHAFVGITAYDALIALLADYKYANLLSTSLIIGLLNTSRSISLMFAPAILSKFINKNTLIFVYIGQGLGIIIWALSLWNFYLSLIGIIFAGFCTSSLWSYTYTMLQQNCKKEFYGRVIAYNDMVFLGFSALISFVIGLLYDIGFSVEMIAIFMGSLFFIGAFYYHIVLKSYKIR comes from the coding sequence TTGAAAGAATATCTTAAACTTTTAAAAGAAGAGAAAAATTTTCGCCTCTTAAGCATCATTCAGCTTATATGCTATTTTGGCGTATGGTTTTCGCACACAGGTATTTTTACGCTTCTTATCAAGCTTGATGCTCCTGTTTGGGCGATCACACTAAGTGCAGCGATGGCATTTATCCCAGGTGTTGTTATAGCTCCGTTTAGTGGAATTCTAGTTGATAAATTTAGCCCAAAACCAATGCTTGTCATCATGATGGCAGTTGAAACGATAAGCGTTTTTATGCTTCTTTTTATAGACTCACTTGATTTTTTATGGCTACTTTTACTTATCATTTTTGTTAGAAATGGCACTGGCGGAATGTATTTTCAAGTAGAGATGAGCGTGCTGCCAAAAATTTTAAGCAAAGAAAATCTCAAACTCGCAAACGAGATCCACTCTATCATCTGGGCGGTCTCATATACCGCTGGCATGGGGCTAGCTGGAGTTTATATACACTTTTTTGGCATTAAAAGCGCCTTTTTGCTTGATGGCATACTATACATTCTTAGCTTTGGATTTTTATATTTTTTAAATTTACAAGGTCTAAAGCCAGAATTTATAGAAAAACCACTAAAAATGCTAAAAAATGGACTTATGTATTTAAAAGAAAATAGACTCATCGTGCATCTTATATTTTTGCACGCCTTTGTTGGCATTACCGCTTATGACGCATTGATCGCACTTTTGGCTGATTACAAATATGCAAATTTACTCTCGACATCATTAATTATAGGACTATTAAATACCTCAAGGTCCATTTCGCTTATGTTTGCTCCAGCCATACTTAGTAAATTTATAAATAAAAACACGCTTATTTTCGTATATATCGGTCAAGGCCTTGGTATCATTATTTGGGCTTTGTCGCTTTGGAATTTTTATCTATCGCTTATTGGCATTATCTTTGCTGGATTTTGTACATCAAGCCTTTGGAGCTACACCTATACGATGCTTCAGCAAAACTGCAAAAAAGAATTTTATGGCCGAGTGATTGCATATAACGATATGGTTTTTCTTGGCTTTAGCGCTCTCATTTCATTTGTCATTGGACTGCTTTATGATATTGGATTTAGCGTTGAGATGATTGCGATATTTATGGGAAGCCTCTTTTTTATAGGGGCTTTTTACTATCACATAGTATTAAAAAGCTACAAAATAAGGTGA
- a CDS encoding copper resistance protein NlpE, giving the protein MKYLFAILISFFILGCAKNENLEPKQSTQNTVKEDKPLVQANTSKKPEKLILPNSIYSSFHTILPCPNCEGIKTIITLNKDKTYTKTMLTMDKEVSLIEKNGTFDVDDSAIILKDENGNLSYFAPNKNSLLQLDDKKNKRVGVLAQIYNFEPVNKAYKDSFFAKFYKFKSKDNFLDIVIVPSKNGAKISFYSSLKNGSPLCEFSSELLYDKGIFYLLDEKGIALSIHRINNAIFLVANDKICKNAHISGRYKKDKDQKNLFGKGFFAELTNESANRDVIKIYGSKNIKRDNTKKENSYIVTSKSERIFEYTLLNGIITSIEIYSNEFKTPENISLKSNFKDIKNSLVISKFSSDKNNIYLKIDSHDMLITLKNPLAKEITSLNDIPDETKIEQITLMWNQ; this is encoded by the coding sequence ATGAAATATCTTTTTGCCATACTTATCTCATTTTTCATCCTTGGCTGCGCAAAAAATGAAAATTTAGAGCCAAAACAAAGCACACAAAATACAGTAAAAGAAGACAAGCCACTAGTTCAGGCAAATACATCCAAAAAGCCAGAAAAGCTAATACTTCCAAACTCAATTTATAGTAGTTTTCACACTATTTTGCCTTGCCCAAATTGCGAAGGCATAAAAACTATCATTACGCTAAATAAAGATAAAACCTACACAAAAACAATGCTTACTATGGATAAAGAAGTAAGCTTGATTGAAAAAAATGGTACGTTTGATGTTGATGATAGTGCTATCATTTTAAAAGATGAAAATGGCAATCTTAGCTACTTTGCGCCAAATAAAAACTCACTTCTTCAGCTTGATGATAAGAAAAATAAGCGAGTTGGCGTGCTAGCTCAAATTTATAATTTCGAGCCGGTAAATAAAGCTTACAAAGATAGTTTTTTTGCTAAATTTTATAAATTTAAAAGCAAAGATAACTTTTTAGACATTGTAATCGTGCCAAGTAAAAATGGTGCGAAAATAAGTTTTTATTCATCGTTAAAAAATGGCTCGCCACTTTGCGAGTTTAGCTCTGAGCTACTTTACGACAAGGGAATTTTTTACCTTTTAGATGAAAAAGGAATTGCTCTAAGCATACACAGGATAAATAATGCAATTTTTCTAGTAGCAAATGACAAAATTTGTAAAAATGCTCACATAAGCGGACGATATAAAAAAGATAAAGATCAAAAAAATCTCTTTGGTAAAGGCTTTTTTGCAGAGCTGACAAACGAATCAGCAAATAGAGATGTGATAAAAATTTATGGCTCAAAAAACATAAAACGAGATAATACAAAAAAAGAAAACAGCTACATCGTAACAAGTAAAAGTGAAAGAATTTTTGAATACACCTTATTAAATGGCATTATCACAAGCATTGAAATTTATTCAAATGAGTTTAAAACTCCAGAAAATATCAGCCTTAAATCAAATTTCAAAGATATAAAAAATTCTCTCGTTATCTCTAAATTTAGTAGCGATAAAAACAATATCTATCTAAAAATAGATAGCCACGATATGTTAATCACACTAAAAAATCCACTTGCCAAAGAGATAACAAGCCTAAACGATATCCCAGATGAAACAAAGATAGAGCAAATAACGCTAATGTGGAATCAATAA